In Pyricularia oryzae 70-15 chromosome 2, whole genome shotgun sequence, one genomic interval encodes:
- a CDS encoding peroxisomal targeting signal 2 receptor: MMSAPMLEFRTQGFNPYAVKYSPYYDSRIAVASSANYGIVGNGRVYALGLNAAGVQVEKTFDTNDAQYDLAWSELNENQLIVACGDGSIKLFDLGVNDFPVMNFHEHKREAFSVCWNSVSKDTFLSSSWDGTVKLWSPTRNHSLKTLPIGNCTYSASFCPLNPSLISAVSTDSHLRLFDLRTPVSAKYHQVAAIPVHGGPQPSPPAEILTHDWNKYRDTVIATGGVDRVLRTFDIRAGVNSVGPISVMQGHDFAVRRLAWSPHVSDLLVSASYDMTVRLWSDGSNQQPAALPGAPVAAQGRQLGLMNRHTEFATGLDWCLFGAGGWVASCAWDQRVLLWDANAFLR, from the exons ATGATGAGTGCTCCTATGCTTGAGTTCCGGACGCAGGGCTTCAACCCCTACGCCGTCAAATATTCGCCCTATTATGACAGCCGGATAGCTGTTGCAAGCTCTGCAAATTATGGCATCGTCGGCAATGGAAGGGTATATGCCCTGGGTCTGAATGCCGCAGGTGTACAAGTGGAAAAGAC GTTTGACACCAACGATGCTCAGTATGACCTGGCATGGTCTGAACTGAACGAAAACCAACTCATCGTGGCCTGTGGAGATGGGTCCATTAAGCTGTTCGATTTAGGCGTGAACGACTTTCCTGTCATGAATTTCCATGAGCACAAAAGGGAAGCCTTCTCGGTGTGCTGGAACTCTGTTAGCAAAGATACATTCCTGTCAAGCTCATGGGATGGGACTGTCAAACTT TGGTCACCAACCCGTAACCACTCACTCAAGACGCTGCCAATAGGCAACTGCACATATAGCGCGTCCTTTTGCCCTCTCAACCCCTCTCTCATCTCTGCCGTGTCGACAGACTCACACCTCCGGCTGTTCGACCTCCGAACGCCGGTATCGGCCAAGTACCACCAGGTGGCAGCTATCCCAGTGCACGGCGGGCCACAGCCGTCTCCCCCTGCCGAAATTCTGACGCATGACTGGAACAAGTACCGCGACACCGTCATCGCGACCGGCGGTGTCGACCGTGTCCTGCGCACCTTTGATATTCGCGCCGGCGTCAACTCGGTCGGTCCCATCTCCGTAATGCAGGGCCACGACTTTGCCGTGCGCCGGTTGGCCTGGAGTCCGCACGTCAGCGATCTGCTCGTCAGTGCCAGCTACGACATGACGGTGCGCCTCTGGTCTGACGGCTCGAATCAGCAGCCCGCTGCTCTGCCAGGTGCGCCGGTTGCGGCTCAGGGTAGACAGTTGGGACTGATGAACCGTCACACTGAGTTCGCTACCGGCCTTGACTGGTGCTTGTTTGGCGCCGGCGGCTGGGTTGCCTCTTGTGCCTGGGATCAGAGGGTGCTATTGTGGGACGCAAACGCCTTCCTCCGGTGA
- a CDS encoding GRF zinc finger domain-containing protein, producing MDAFVTRKKRKSSPTPLNDFCEDGDGDESTDFKLTLLSSLHPDLDHEALLDVLLAHEGCVSDASAALSLPQKQNITKYSKPGAQSSLRSFANPVSGDLSSPVPAKKSKLLSKKGKTLFLFDPLDIAEHTPCTVIHNFLPPEAANDLLRELLFESETYEKITFKLFDNVVSSPHTSGFYVGSEEELNDQKYEYLYNGARLSDVRRLTPRLEAVKPKVQEAVNREIQHRIATKYPGGKKLRYQCPRPWAPNAAFVNCYNGPQQNVGWHSDQLTYLGPRAVIGSLSLGVAREFRVRRVLPRTEMHPAGDSSGAKTTQNAVADEDSLRGDAEGQISIHLPHNSLLVMHAEMQEEWKHSIAPAQAIEPHPIAGNRRINVTYRDYRPEYHPSLTPKCRCGIATVMRVVQKKKENWGKYFWMCHAGNVPGKDGCSFFQWAEFDDDGNPLLKAQQAVGTTR from the exons ATGGACGCCTTTGTCACCCGCAAAAAACGAAAGTCGAGCCCAACGCCGTTAAATGACTTTTGTGAAGACGGTGACGGCGACGAATCTACCGATTTCAAACTGACTCTCTTAAGCTCACTTCATCCCGATCTTGATCACGAGGCTCTTCTCGACGTCTTGCTCGCCCATGAAGGCTGTGTCTCGGATGCGTCTGCCGCCCTCTCTTTGCCGCAGAAGCAAAATATCACAAAATATTCAAAGCCGGGAGCACAGTCGTCCCTTCGATCTTTTGCTAACCCCGTTTCGGGAGACCTTTCTTCTCCCGTCCCTGCCAAAAAATCCAAGCTATTGTCCAAAAAGGGGAAAACTCTGTTCCTGTTCGACCCCTTGGATATTGCTGAACACACCCCCTGTACCGTTATCCATAACTTCTTGCCACCCGAGGCGGCAAACGATCTGCTCAGGGAGCTCCTGTTCGAGTCTGAAACATATGAAAAGATAACATTCAAGCTGTTTGACAATGTCGTCTCTAGCCCGCACACGTCGGGCTTCTACGTGGGCAGCGAAGAAGAACTCAATGACCAAAAATATGAATACTTGTACAACGGCGCTAGACTTTCT GACGTGAGACGCTTGACGCCCCGACTGGAGGCGGTGAAGCCCAAGGTTCAAGAGGCAGTCAACCGCGAGATTCAGCATCGAATAGCAACGAAATACCCAGGCGGCAAGAAACTCAGGTACCAGTGTCCGCGGCCCTGGGCCCCCAATGCCGCTTTCGTAAACTGCTACAACGGGCCACAGCAAAACGTCGGCTGGCACAGCGATCAACTCACCTATTTGGGCCCCCGAGCAGTCATTGGGTCACTGTCGTTGGGGGTTGCCCGGGAGTTTCGCGTGAGACGAGTCCTACCTAGGACTGAGATGCATCCGGCAGGCGACAGCAGCGGCGCCAAGACTACTCAAAATGCTGTAGCCGACGAGGACAGCCTCCGCGGCGACGCCGAAGGCCAGATATCCATTCACCTCCCTCACAACTCACTGCTGGTGATGCATGCCGAGATGCAAGAGGAGTGGAAGCACAGTATCGCCCCGGCACAAGCCATCGAGCCGCATCCTATCGCCGGTAACAGGCGTATCAACGTCACGTACAGAGACTACAGGCCCGAGTATCACCCAAGCCTGACCCCCAAATGCCGTTGCGGAATTGCCACTGTAATGCGTGTTgtacagaaaaagaaagaaaactgGG GCAAGTACTTTTGGATGTGCCACGCTGGAAATGTTCCTGGCAAAGATGGCTGTTCTTTCTTCCAATGGGCTGAATTTGACGACGACGGAAATCCACTTCTGAAAGCTCAGCAGGCCGTCGGCACGACAAGATAG